Sequence from the Podarcis raffonei isolate rPodRaf1 chromosome 16, rPodRaf1.pri, whole genome shotgun sequence genome:
TTCTTGCCTCCTGCTTTGCTTATCTTGGGGGGACCTCTCTTGTGTTTGCAGGATTGTGATTCCCCGGTTTGTTCAGCAAAAACTCTACATATTTCTGCAGCACTGCTTTGGTCACTGGCCCTTGGATGCTTCATTCAGAGCTGTAAGTTGAACGTGCTGTTTTGTGTGGACTGTGCTAAACAGAGGAGAGTGCTAGGGCCAATTTTTTCCAGCATtcagatttatatattttttccattcAATGTGATCATCAAACATGTGAGTGCAGCATGATTTGCAGATTGTGACCTCTGATGCAGAGTGGCTTATTCTTGTAAATTTTGGGAatgtggtctttttttaaaaagcgggatcaagtttctagacctcataaagcaaaggaaaaagcatgaAAATACCACGATCTTTTTGCCAAAGGCTTAGAAAGCCAATAGGTGTCTGGGCTGGCATCCCAGTGGATAAGCATCACCTGGAatttgtctgttgttgcttttatAAAAAGGCCAACCCTGGTTTCAAAACTGTTTTGCACCTGCACCTCATCCCAAGTGCTAAGGGCTGCATGGATAGCATAGGTAAGTCGGCACAGATTGACAAGGAAGCCTTTTTGTGCTAGCCGAAAGAGCCGCTCATCACCGCCACCACAGAGTTTCCACTTCTGACTCTGTCATCTCTGTATGTGTTGAGTGTTGGGAAAGCCAGTAGGACAAAGCTGCTGATCCTAATCTTCACAAAGTCCACAAGTTCAGGGGAACTAGTTGCTGAACACAACTCTTCAGTGAAACCAACTGTAATGAAAAACTAAACTTCTTGTCGCAGGTACTGGAGATGTGGCTGAGCTACTTGCAGCCTTGGAGATATGCGCCTGAGAAGCCCCTTCCAAGTGCCGAGTCGTCCCTGCCTCGCAGCGTGCCAGAGAAATGGTGAGTGTTAGGATGGTCTGAGTCACTGCAGATGGAGGGAAAACTCACCAGTTCCTGCAGTAAGCAGGTTGAGAGCCGTGTATGATGGTTCcaggccagccttccccaacctggtgcccctccaaatgctttggaaTACAAAAGGTCGGATCTGGGCAGTGACCCTTTGCCACTGGTGGCCACTTGTGTCCCTGTTTTGACTTGTGGGTGACTGCAGTGGTTGTGGGTGCCACGTGGAGAAGCTTTGCTGTATCAGACTTGTCCCCGATTCCTGCTCTGCCCTTGTTAGTGAAGGTCATTGTCATGGAAGTAAGAAGAGAACCTGTCACCAAAGTGAGGAGGCTTCCTAAGCCTCATCTCCTTAAATTCTTGCCTGCTTGGATGCACATTCTCCCAATTTGGAGGTGCTTACAGCATAATCTTGCAGGCCCACCTTACTCAGTGGCAGGGAAAGGGCAGTCCTCTTGCTGGCTATGTAATATGTCTCTTTGTGTTCTCTTAAAAGGGCCTCTTTTGTTCAGGAGAACTTGTTGATGTACACCAAGCTCTTTGTCAGCTTCCTGAACCGAGCTCTCCGCACCGACTTGGTCAGCCCCAAGAATGCCCTGATGGTCTTCAGGGTGGCCAAAGTTTTCGCTCAGCCCAACCTTGCAGAAATGATTCAGAAAGGTAAAACAGAGAGCATGAAAAACCTGCCCCCTTTCTGTCTGCCTCAGCAACCTGCCTGTTGCTTTTCCCTTTGGCAAACAGGAAAAGCCATCAGGGTGGACGAGGTGAGAAATCTGGTTGGCTTGGTTGCTTGTCTAAATCCCTTCCAAAAAGCTTCTGGTGTGAGAGCCACTGCCACTGACCCAGTGAGAATAGAAGCTTAGAGTCTCCCAAGCCCAAATCCTGCATGGCAACCTTCCTCAACCTGGAGTGCTCTGCGTTGTTTAGACTCCAGCCCCAGCGTTATACAACCACAGTGTACAATGGGGCTGCGGAAGGCTGCTATATCGCATCATGTCGGCTGACACCTTTACGTCCTGAGGGCAGCTGATCAGTGGTCATAAGATCAGTGGTCCTTTGGGGCTGTCAATTCAAGGTGCTAACAGTAACCTTGCAGCAGATTGCATAGGGGCAATCATGTAAAAGGAGTTGCTTCCCACCCTCCCGTTGCAGGAGAGCAGCTCTTTCTGGAAACAGACCTTGCCCTTCCTCACCGCCAGCACCGCCTCTTCATTAGCCCTTCGTCTCTTGGAGGGAGCTTCCTGTCATCCCGAGCTCCGACCATCACAGATGCTTCGTTTAAGGTGAAGAGCCATGTCTACGGGCTTGAAGGACAGGACTTCCAGTACAAGCAGATGTTTGGGCCGGAAGTCAGGAGCCTGGTAAGCTGCCACTTGTGGTTCTTGTGACATTTTGGGAGGTGTGCCTTGGTAGCCTTGCAGGTGCCAAGTCTAACAAGTTGCTTAATTGGGAGGTTTGAAAGAGCGGAGATTCTTCCTGACAGGACCTCTGCAAATTGAGCCTTCCCTTACTGCACCATAGCGACTTCCATTGATTTGCAAACCAGAAGTCTAGAACCACCAGCACTTATTCTGAGGTGTGGTTTGTCTCAGATCTCTTAAGACTCTTGTTTCCCACAATGCTTTCTCTGCCACTTGCTTGCTTGGTCAGGGCAAGCTTTATATTCCTGGGACCTCTGCCTTAGTTGCTTGCCTTGCTGTCTTTCATCAGGTGCTACGATTGTCCCAGCTCATCGGCCAGGCCCAGCAGACAGCCAAATCCATATCAGACCACTCTGTGGAGGCCACAACTAgccattcctttctttcctgGTTCCGCTTTGGTTCAGCTGACTTGAATGGCTCCTACACAGGCAATGACTTGGACGAAATGGGGCAAGACAGCATTAAAAAGACAGATGAATACTTGGAGAAGGCCCTGGAATACTTTTGTCAGATATTTCGGGTATGGCAACAAAATATATCCCAATTATGTTTATTTGCAATGCAGGATGGTCTGATTAATTTGTGGATGGGTGACCTTTGCAGGGTCAAGGGCTGTATTCCCTCATGAGAATGggattgggggcgggggaaggggaACCAAAGTCAAGTCTTTTCATTCTCCCTCCATTTATATTGGTATACACAAACAGCGCACCCTGAACCTTCAGGCTGCTATGCCGAGGAGCAACAGGAagtaagtcatagaatcatagaatcatagagttggaagagaccacaagggccatcgagtccaaccccctgccaagcaggaaacaccatcagagcactcctgacatatggttgtcaagcctctgcttaaagacctccaaagaaggagactccaccacactccttggcagcaaattccactgtcgaacagctcttactgtcaggaagttcttcctaatgtttaggtggaatcttctttcctgcagtttggatccattgctccgtgtccgcttctctggagcagcagaaaacaacctttctccctcctctatgtgacatccttttatatatttgaacatggctatcatatcaccccttaacctcctcttctccaggctaaacatgcccagctcccttagccgttcctcataaggcatcgtttccaggcctttgaccattttggttgccctcctctggacacgttccagtttgtcagtgtccttcttgaactgtggtgcccagaactggacacagtactccaggtgaggtctgaccagagcagaatacagtggcacaatGCATACATGACACAATCTTTACCATTCTGGGCATCATGCCATGGTGGCTGGGTCACACATGTGTCTGGCTGCCTAAGACCCAGTCATAGAGGGATATTGGAAGTAAGATTTCAGCACTGAACTCCTGTGTTTTTGGGTAGCTCCCTCCTGCTGGCTCTCCCGTTTCTTGGTGCAGTAGGGTTGCCCAGGAGACAGCAGGTGACTTAAGGATTTCCCTTTTGTACATTTTGCCTTTTTTCTGTGTAGCAACTGCAGATTGCTTGAGAGGCAAGCTTTTGAGAAAGTGAGTGTTCATAGAGCAGCCCTTCTTTGAAAATGATGAAAGTATGTTTTTTTGTGATGGCCTTCGAGGCATCTTGTCTCCATGCCTGGAAGGCTCACAGCTCTCTTTACTTCTCAGAGTTGGCTGCTTTGCTATCCTAagaagtggttggggcaacccagtcagatgggcggggcacagataataaaattattattaagcttCAAACTGTTCAGAGAGAAAGTGAGGGGCAGAATTTGATCCCTCCCTGTGGTGCAAGCCCCAAGCCTGCCCATCTCTGCACAGCCTTATCTCTGATATGCCACTTTCTGGCCTCAAGTGTTTGAAGTGGCTTAGATGGTATAAGAGAGAGAACGGAAACAGGTTTACACTGTATGGAGAGATTTCAGCACTTGCTGCTGTGTGTTTGGGCTACTTAGCTGCCAAGATGTGTCAGCTTGCCTTTTTGGTGTGTAGTATTTATAtaaacaagggatgcgggtggcgctgtgggtaaaacctcagtgcctaggacttgccgatcgcatggtcggcagttcgaatccccgtggcagggtgagctcccgtctttcggtcccagctcctgcccgcctagccgttcgaaagcactcctaagtgcaagtagataaataggtaccgctttatagtgggaaggtaaacggtgtttccgtgtgctgcgctggtgctggctcgccagagcagcttcgtcacgctggccacgtgacccggaagtgtcttcggacagcgctggctcccggcctcttaagtgagatgagcgcacaaccctagactcggacacgactggcccgtacgggcagggtacctttacctttatttatataAACTAATTTTCAAATTGATGTTTGCCAGTTGAATGAAGCCCAGCTGAGCCAGCTGATGTTGAACTGGGGGGCAGCTCAGGATAAGAATGGGAAGAAGCAGCTTCCAGACTGCATTGAGAGTGAAGACGGGCTGATTCTCACACCTCTTGGCAGGTACCAGGTAAGAGGGTGGCTGGCCTGGCCAGTTTTGCTAGGTTGCAGTCAACATTAATTTTTCAGTAATCTTGTGAGTAGCTGAAGATTTGAGTCCAGATTAAGGGCCAAAACAACCCTTGTTCAACACTCCTTGGAAGGGTTTTAGAGGCTTAGGCCAACCCCCAGACCCCACCCCAGTAGTGTTAAGAGAGTTTTTGTGTTCTTTAGTAGAATTCCTctaagaggtacagtggtacctcgagttacaaacgcctcaggttacaaacgcttcaggttacaaactccgctaacctggaagagttacctcgagttgagaactttgccccaggatgagaacggaaatcgtgtactggcagcacagcagcagcaagaggccccattagcgaaagcacgtctctagttaagaacagttaacctgaaactgttcttaactagagacgtgctttcgctaatgaacggacctctggaacgaattaaattcgtaactagaggtaccactgtataatacatCTTTGATTATTAACTTCAAAAAGAAAAACTGATAAAGAGTTGGAACTAATGGGGTTGAAAAGCAGGCCAGTCTTGGTCTGCTGCTGTAACCTTGCCTGAATTCTGCTTGTAGCACCTTTATGACTTAAATGAGTCTGCAATGACCTAGCCTGTATAGCTCTTAAAATTTTGAAGAGCTGCCGCCTTGTAAAAAGTCTTGAAGCTCTAAGCCTTTTAAGGGTGCAACTTAAAAGTGCAACTGTTCTCCTAGATCATCAATGGCCTACGCAGGTTTGAGGTGGAGTACCAGGGAGATCCTGAGCTTCAGCCCATCCGAAGTTATGAAAGCACCACtcttgtgaggctgctgtttcgGCTGTCCTCAGCCATTAATGAACGAGTAAGTACTATGCAAAATCTCCTTGCTGCTCTTCTGAGTCCGTATGTCCGAAACTCTACACTCTGGGTGTTCTTTCCACAAtgcttgccctgctcctttctgtTCAGAAGATTGACACCTTTCATTTCAATCTGTTGCTTTTCAAGGCAGTTTGCAAGGAACACACTGTAATCATATACCACCATAAACCCTTATACACACACCCAGCAACAGCCCTTCATCTTCTGGATGCTGCCAGACTCTCCCTCCCTTCAGTCTCAGACCTAACAGCAATTGGAGCTGAGGCTTTTTCCTGGTAGTAAAGGCGGAAGCAAGCTGCTTTGGCCCATGAATGGGGCCAGGCTGGTCCTCTCCTTTGTGTGATCATCTTCCTGGAAGATGTAGGATGAAGCCTCCCAGTGGATCTCCTGGTCCAATGTCAAAGGCTGGAGAATTAATTTCACCCCTTAATGGGATCGGACCCTAGATGTGCTCTGTCCCCAAAGGTATCAGTCCCACTACAAGAAAGCCAACATTCTCTGCTTGGGGGATTGCTGGTGCTCTTGGCAGCTTTAAACATATATGACAGATGTTATTCTCTACCTTTGGCTTTCCTGAACAGCTGCATTAAAGGGAGCTCCTTTTGACTGCATTCCTGAAGCTGAAAGTGGGCTTGTGTGTTGGGCAGAATAGACTGATTCAGGTCCTTTCCAAGAAGACCTCTTAACAAAACCTATCAAGAAGTTGTTCCTTAATTTCTTATCATTCAGACATAAGTGTTTACCAAACATTCCTTATTTGCATTGACTTTTTTCTCTCCATGCTTAGTTTGCAGACCAAATGGAGAGACTCTGTGCCAAAAAGAACTTCCTTGGCAGCTTCTGCCGCTACCATCTCACCAACCCCTCCCTCGTGGAAAGGGCCAGGCACAGCCCACTGAGCCAGCAGAGGCTGGGGCAGATTCAACAGCCAAGAGTCAGCCTTCGGTTTCTGGCAAGCTACAGGACTCTCCTTTCTTTACTCATGGTATACTTCATTGCCTCGTGGTTCTGCATCAGTCCAGTGACCtgtaccttcctcctcctcctgggatATCTTTTCTATGCCACAGTTATGACTCTCCTGACTGAAAGGAGGAAGCCTCATCAACACTAACATTTtactttcattcatttattcacatTGCTATAGGAATCCCCTCCCCTAAGGTCAGGGGCTCAGAAAGTAGGTTTTGGCTAATTAAGCCACAGGACTTTGATTTGAGCATCTTTTCTTGGGTTTGAaaactttaaatatttttaatgaagTGGAACAGATTTGTGAACAGAAGGCTCTACTTTTCTAAAAGCCAAGTCAATCTGTAAATTTTGTTTtgataaactttttaaaaaacaaacaaaccgcagGCTCTGTAGTGAAGATTTtggtggggggggtgggggtggtacaGCAGTGGGATTTGGGAGAATGAATCTGAAACAAGCAGCTTGGCTTAGAAAAAGTCAAGTGAATGGCAGCTTTTGAGCATCTCACACAAATATGCTGGCACACTTTTTTTACTCCCCATCATTGTAATGGGGCTTAGGCAGAGCATGTACACAAAGGGGCTGTGCCCTTTCACTTGAAAGCATGTGCTCAGTGAGGTAGATAACCATGTGTCCACCCATTGCTTGGATTTTCATACATTACTTAAGAACAATCCGGTCAACAATCTCCCTTCCTGCTGTTTTGGGGCCTATTCACAAGTCCAAATAATATTACGGAGATCTTGTACCTTGAAAGTGGATCTCTGTAGTGATGCAAATGCTTTGTCAAACATCTGGTTCCAGTTCAACCCAAACTTTACCGGCAACAATTCTGCAAGCTGGTAAAGCAGCAACAAGTCATGGAAAGCACTCATGCCATGTAAAATTTAAGGTGCTGGTATTTAGATTTCCTAGGAAGCTGAGAGCTTTGAGAGAATCTATGCAAGTGGAGGAACTGGTGAGTGATccgaatgtaagaagagcctgtcaACTAAATCCGACCAAGGCATTTAGCCCAGCATTGTGTTCCCACGGTGACCAACCAGAAGCCTCTGAACAGAACAGCCTTGCAATCCCCACCAGCTGGTCTGCAGAGCGGTAGCCTACCTGAGACCAAATGGAGAGACTCTGTGCCAAACTGGAAGCAGTACATAGCCACCATCCCTAGGAGCTGTTATCCTTCCTGAATTTGTGTAATCTCTTTTTAAAGTTGTTGCA
This genomic interval carries:
- the SMPD4 gene encoding sphingomyelin phosphodiesterase 4 isoform X1; its protein translation is MTPPFGHIRGTEMTAHHFPQHSYLLDSLKADCLNKPFAQRCHDLVTVIEDFPAKELHAIFPWLVESIFGSLDGIILGWNLRCLQGRANPAEYNIALDFLDAGGPMMKLVYKLQAEEYRYDFSVSYLPGPVKASIQERILPECSLYHNKVQFPPSGGLSLNLALNPFEYYMFYFALSLITPKNISTAYHISMSNSAYFVLVDRYLKWFLPTEGIVLPPPSSSDAGGAVPSPAPRSPAMSFSSYGMHPTSLLKRHVAHQTSVNADPASQEIWRSETMLQVFVEMWLHHYSLDMYQKMQSPHIKLEVLQYRLSISSAHRSNPAQSSFQALHTYQESFKPTEEHVLVIRLLVKHLHAFSNSLKPDPVSPSGHSHTASPLEEFKRIVIPRFVQQKLYIFLQHCFGHWPLDASFRAVLEMWLSYLQPWRYAPEKPLPSAESSLPRSVPEKWASFVQENLLMYTKLFVSFLNRALRTDLVSPKNALMVFRVAKVFAQPNLAEMIQKGEQLFLETDLALPHRQHRLFISPSSLGGSFLSSRAPTITDASFKVKSHVYGLEGQDFQYKQMFGPEVRSLVLRLSQLIGQAQQTAKSISDHSVEATTSHSFLSWFRFGSADLNGSYTGNDLDEMGQDSIKKTDEYLEKALEYFCQIFRLNEAQLSQLMLNWGAAQDKNGKKQLPDCIESEDGLILTPLGRYQIINGLRRFEVEYQGDPELQPIRSYESTTLVRLLFRLSSAINERFADQMERLCAKKNFLGSFCRYHLTNPSLVERARHSPLSQQRLGQIQQPRVSLRFLASYRTLLSLLMVYFIASWFCISPVTCTFLLLLGYLFYATVMTLLTERRKPHQH
- the SMPD4 gene encoding sphingomyelin phosphodiesterase 4 isoform X3, which codes for MTPPFGHIRGTEMTAHHFPQHSYLLDSLKADCLNKPFAQRCHDLVTVIEDFPAKELHAIFPWLVESIFGSLDGIILGWNLRCLQGRANPAEYNIALDFLDAGGPMMKLVYKLQAEEYRYDFSVSYLPGPVKASIQERILPECSLYHNKVQFPPSGGLSLNLALNPFEYYMFYFALSLITPKNISTAYHISMSNSAYFVLVDRYLKWFLPTEGIVLPPPSSSDAGGAVPSPAPRSPAMSFSSYGMHPTSLLKRHVAHQTSVNADPASQEIWRSETMLQVFVEMWLHHYSLDMYQKMQSPHIKLEVLQYRLSISSAHRSNPAQSSFQALHTYQESFKPTEEHVLVIRLLVKHLHAFSNSLKPDPVSPSGHSHTASPLEEFKRIVIPRFVQQKLYIFLQHCFGHWPLDASFRAVLEMWLSYLQPWRYAPEKPLPSAESSLPRSVPEKWASFVQENLLMYTKLFVSFLNRALRTDLVSPKNALMVFRVAKVFAQPNLAEMIQKGEQLFLETDLALPHRQHRLFISPSSLGGSFLSSRAPTITDASFKVKSHVYGLEGQDFQYKQMFGPEVRSLVLRLSQLIGQAQQTAKSISDHSVEATTSHSFLSWFRFGSADLNGSYTGNDLDEMGQDSIKKTDEYLEKALEYFCQIFRLNEAQLSQLMLNWGAAQDKNGKKQLPDCIESEDGLILTPLGRYQFADQMERLCAKKNFLGSFCRYHLTNPSLVERARHSPLSQQRLGQIQQPRVSLRFLASYRTLLSLLMVYFIASWFCISPVTCTFLLLLGYLFYATVMTLLTERRKPHQH
- the SMPD4 gene encoding sphingomyelin phosphodiesterase 4 isoform X2 → MTPPFGHIRGTEMTAHHFPQHSYLLDSLKADCLNKPFAQRCHDLVTVIEDFPAKELHAIFPWLVESIFGSLDGIILGWNLRCLQGRANPAEYNIALDFLDAGGPMMKLVYKLQAEEYRYDFSVSYLPGPVKASIQERILPECSLYHNKVQFPPSGGLSLNLALNPFEYYMFYFALSLITPKNISTAYHISMSNSAYFVLVDRYLKWFLPTEGIVLPPPSSSDAGGAVPSPAPRSPAMSFSSYGMHPTSLLKRHVAHQTSVNADPASQEIWRSETMLQVFVEMWLHHYSLDMYQKMQSPHIKESFKPTEEHVLVIRLLVKHLHAFSNSLKPDPVSPSGHSHTASPLEEFKRIVIPRFVQQKLYIFLQHCFGHWPLDASFRAVLEMWLSYLQPWRYAPEKPLPSAESSLPRSVPEKWASFVQENLLMYTKLFVSFLNRALRTDLVSPKNALMVFRVAKVFAQPNLAEMIQKGEQLFLETDLALPHRQHRLFISPSSLGGSFLSSRAPTITDASFKVKSHVYGLEGQDFQYKQMFGPEVRSLVLRLSQLIGQAQQTAKSISDHSVEATTSHSFLSWFRFGSADLNGSYTGNDLDEMGQDSIKKTDEYLEKALEYFCQIFRLNEAQLSQLMLNWGAAQDKNGKKQLPDCIESEDGLILTPLGRYQIINGLRRFEVEYQGDPELQPIRSYESTTLVRLLFRLSSAINERFADQMERLCAKKNFLGSFCRYHLTNPSLVERARHSPLSQQRLGQIQQPRVSLRFLASYRTLLSLLMVYFIASWFCISPVTCTFLLLLGYLFYATVMTLLTERRKPHQH